GCCAGGACGCGGTTGATCGAGTTGCACGGTAGCCTGGGGGGTGTGTGGACGACAGGTGCGTTGAGTTGGATTATCGATTCGGCGGATAAGCCCGGCATTATGGCGGAGATTACATCTCGGCTCGACGCGCGGGATGCGCGCAGGCTTCGCGCCCAAGGTGGAAAGAATTACGCGTATGATGTCGAAGAGATGAAGTTGCTTCTCGACGAGATGTGTGTCGAGGCAGGTGTTGAGATTCGGCTGTTGACGCGCGTGGTTGGTGCAGCACGGGATAGCGAGAACAGGCTTTCGGTCGTGATTACGGAGTCCAAAAGTGGACGAGAAGCATGGCATGCGAAGGCTTTTGTCGATGCGACTGGCGACGGTGATCTGGGGGCGCTTTGCGGATGCGGGTTCGATGTCGGTCATCCGGAGACCGGGGATGTTCAGCCGATGAGCCTGATGGCGTTGATTACGGGGTTGCAGTTCGATCAGATCGAACCCTATGTGGGCGGGTCTATGGTAGAGCCAAAGCAGAGGTTGAGCGCGCTGATGGAGGAGATCGGTGTTTCGCCTTCGTATGGTCATCCGACGTTGTTTCGGATCAGGGACAATTTGTTCGCGTTGATGGCGAATCATCAGTACGGCGTGCAATGCGATGATGCCAATGCGATTACAGAGGCGATGATTCGCGCGCGTCGAGAGATTCATACACAGGTGGCTGCTTTGCGGGCGCACGGCGGTGTCTGGTCGGATATGCGCGTGGTGGCAACGGGCGCGCAGATTGGTGTTCGGGAGGGACGGCGGATTCACGGACGGTACGAGGTGACCGGAGAGGACCTTCTGCGGGGTGCGCGGTTTGAGGATGCGGTCTGTCGGGTTACGATGGGGATTGACGTGCATTCGACTGATCCGAAAAAAACAAAGATTGTGGAGGCGAAGCCGCATCGGTCACAGCCCTATGATATCCCTCTCAGGGCGCTGATTGCACGGGATGTCGATGGCTTGCTGATGGCAGGGCGTTGCATCAGTGGTGATTTTATAGCGCATTCGAGCTATCGGGTGACTGGAAATGCCGTGGCAATGGGACAAGCTGCTGGTGTTTGTGCGGCCAGAGCCACTCTGTCGGATACGTTGCCCCATGAGGTTCCGTGGTGTGAGGTGAAAGCGGCTCTTGATACTATCAATGGTGCTGTTTGTAGTCGTTGATTTGAAGAGAAAGATATGGACGCGAATTATCAACCACTTGCTGACGTGCGAAAAGATCTTCGGGTCGAGTGGTATAGATGTCCTATTGACCACGCCAAACTTCGCGCGCTTTCAAAACGGAGCGATTTGCAGGGATGGTTTCAGGCTGGGGGGCACTTCGCATTATTTTTGGGTACGGGTGCTTTGACCTATTTCTTCTGGTCGCAACAGAACTGGATCGGATTTGCAGTGGCGCTTTTCGCCCACGGGACAGTCGGGAGTTTTTTTTCGGGCGTAGCTCCGCATGAGCTTGGTCACGGTACTGTGTTTCGC
This region of Gemmatimonadota bacterium genomic DNA includes:
- a CDS encoding FAD-dependent oxidoreductase, whose protein sequence is MPIEVLKIKRLQVTHREQKRDIPIVEDVDVVVCGGGPAGIAAAIACARQGARTRLIELHGSLGGVWTTGALSWIIDSADKPGIMAEITSRLDARDARRLRAQGGKNYAYDVEEMKLLLDEMCVEAGVEIRLLTRVVGAARDSENRLSVVITESKSGREAWHAKAFVDATGDGDLGALCGCGFDVGHPETGDVQPMSLMALITGLQFDQIEPYVGGSMVEPKQRLSALMEEIGVSPSYGHPTLFRIRDNLFALMANHQYGVQCDDANAITEAMIRARREIHTQVAALRAHGGVWSDMRVVATGAQIGVREGRRIHGRYEVTGEDLLRGARFEDAVCRVTMGIDVHSTDPKKTKIVEAKPHRSQPYDIPLRALIARDVDGLLMAGRCISGDFIAHSSYRVTGNAVAMGQAAGVCAARATLSDTLPHEVPWCEVKAALDTINGAVCSR